One stretch of Rana temporaria chromosome 10, aRanTem1.1, whole genome shotgun sequence DNA includes these proteins:
- the LOC120915308 gene encoding toll-like receptor 13 — MKSSDMSYHYSIKHIIEFLTVTLYIASPIKAFGYAKCFLTYKNRGYANCIGQGVINLTESIQHLSNQTLSLNVSHNYINVVEHKAFSHLPKLLELQLNRNKISTICSGAFYNLDSLYYLDLSNNLLQSLKTVDMKHLTSLQILYLSNNKLSTFENLRFNPLNVLQELDLSFNQISDFTSVAETVKQLNHLHNLNMSSNSIADLQSKQTMLVLSSLNILDLSNNVISVLDLSQLYMPNLTGLYVMRNNLSSINGSTFINAPNLSDINFDENPLNISVLLKIEIPNLTGLHWSSMRPALDYDLSIACQVFQSFPKLRMLDIKHSKISVSKLHIIGGCTNLTSLILSTSPLEKLVNTELQAFKYLEVLYLDKCKLKMIHNTTWIGLNFLQTLVLQRNALSSLPNFLFSPLINLRYLDLSKNHLTYINQEAFKSLHKLTHLLLKSCKIAVITKDSFYHLWNLRYLDVQENSISLVKSKSFKELNRLETLLLSGNKIQTVQKFGLEGLKALKTLSLSNNIIYRFTDNIFTGLTSLIHLNISRNQWSFNKYESTRPFEMLKVLEILDISYQVRRYEDSVPETLFEGMGSLKKLDMSGISVSLFKNVSFSHLTNLTDLDLSETLHELDQHATVAFIHNFLQIRYLKLDNNKIKDLPEDTFANFRFLENLSLKNNKLRNISQDLLMPLTNLNYFDAYMNPLSCSCENYWFQNWSQLNPDVQVPFIQSYSCFGQVAHDLNFVNQDLSFCGTDISVFFFLGSFSLTLLFIVTSLVMVKLKWSMHYFYHMARVWCEWKLQKEHKIYKYDAFISYCSDDEEWVMKELLLHLECKGRRKFKICFRPRDFIPGVYHIDNIQDAINNSRKTLCVISRNYLESQWCRLEIEMACSKVFYQREDVLLVVFLENIPDYRLSGYHKLRKLIKQNTYINLPEDPQGHELFWLKLRKALDVRVYEEDGIQLSVAN; from the exons ATGAAGTCTTCTGACATGAGCTACCATTACTCAATCAAGCATATCATTGAatttctcacagtgacactgtatATTGCATCACCAATAAAAGCCTTTGGATATGCCAAATGTTTTTTGACCTATAAGAACAGAGGATATGCAAACTGCATAGGACAAGGTGTTATAAATCTAACAGAATCTATTCAGCATCTTTCAAATCAAACTTTATCGTTAAATGTATCACACAATTATATTAATGTAGTAGagcacaaagctttttcccactTGCCCAAACTTCTAGAGCTTCAGCTGAACAGAAATAAAATTAGCACAATCTGTTCTGGAGCTTTTTACAATCTAGACTCTCTTTACTATCTGGACCTCAGCAATAATTTATTACAGTCATTAAAAACTGTGGACATGAAGCACTTGACAAGCCTTCAAATTCTTTACCTTAGCAATAATAAGTTAAGcacatttgaaaatttacgttttAATCCCTTAAACGTTTTACAAGAACTTGATCTGTCTTTCAATCAAATTTCAGACTTTACATCTGTGGCTGAAACAGTGAAACAATTGAACCATTTGCACAATCTCAATATGAGCTCCAATTCAATAGCCGATTTACAAAGTAAACAAACTATGTTGGTTCTATCATCGCTGAACATTTTAGACCTAAGCAATAATGTAATATCAGTATTAGATCTTAGTCAACTGTATATGCCTAATCTAACAGGCCTCTATGTGATGAGAAATAATCTGAGTTCAATAAATGGAAGTACTTTTATTAATGCACCCAACTTGTCAGATATTAACTTTGATGAAAACCCTTTAAATATATCAGTACTTCTTAAAATTGAAATCCCCAACTTGACTGGACTCCACTGGTCAAGCATGAGACCTGCACTCGACTATGACTTATCTATTGCTTGCCAGGTTTTTCAGTCCTTTCCCAAATTAAGGATGCTGGACATCAAACATTCAAAGATCTCTGTTTCAAAACTGCACATCATCGGTGGATGCACTAACCTAACTTCACTTATTCTTTCAACAAGTCCGCTTGAAAAATTAGTAAACACAGAACTTCAGGCTTTTAAATACCTTGAGGTTTTATATCTTGACAAGTGTAAACTCAAAATGATTCATAATACTACATGGATTGGTTTAAACTTTCTTCAAACCTTAGTACTTCAAAGAAATGCCCTATCAAGCTTACCAAATTTCTTGTTTAGTCCTTTAATCAATCTTCGGTATTTAGACTTGTCAAAAAATCATTTAACCTACATCAACCAAGAAGCATTCAAAAGTTTACACAAACTAACCCACCTTCTTCTGAAAAGCTGCAAAATTGCAGTTATTACCAAGGACAGTTTTTACCATTTATGGAATCTGAGATACTTGGATGTTCAAGAGAATAGCATATCATTGGTGAAGAGTAAGTCCTTTAAAGAACTGAATAGGCTTGAGACACTTTTATTGTCAGGAAATAAAATTCAAACAGTACAGAAGTTTGGATTAGAAGGGCTCAAGGCATTGAAGACTCTTTCTTTATCTAATAATATTATTTACAGATTCACAGATAATATTTTTACAGGGTTAACATCTCTGATACATTTGAATATAAGCAGAAACCAATGGTCTTTTAATAAATATGAATCTACGAGACCATTTGAGATGCTTAAAGTCTTGGAAATATTAGATATAAGCTACCAGGTTCGTCGTTATGAAGACAGTGTCCCAGAAACACTGTTTGAAGGCATGGGTTCTCTTAAAAAACTGGACATGAGCGGTATTTCAGTCTCTCTTTTCAAAAATGTCTCATTTTCTCATTTAACAAATTTGACTGATTTGGATTTGTCAGAAACCCTTCATGAGTTAGATCAACATGCCACGGTTGCATTTATtcacaattttttacaaataagatACCTTAAACTTGACAATAACAAAATCAAAGACCTACCAGAAGATACATTTGCTAATTTCAGATTCTTAGAGAACTTATCATTGAAGAACAACAAACTTAGAAACATTAGTCAGGACCTTCTCATGCCATTGACTAACTTAAATTATTTTGATGCCTACATGAATCCCCTTTCCTGTTCCTGTGAAAACTATTGGTTCCAGAATTGGTCACAATTAAACCCTGACGTGCAAGTACCCTTCATACAATCATACAGTTGTTTTGGCCAAGTAGCACATGACTTGAATTTTGTAAACCAGGACCTCAGCTTTTGTGGAACTGATATCTCTGTGTTCTTTTTCCTCGGAAGTTTTAGTCTAACTTTACTATTCATAGTGACAAGCCTTGTGATGGTGAAGCTGAAGTGGTCTATGCATTACTTTTACCACATGGCCAGAGTGTGGTGTGAATGGAAGCTACAAAAGGAACACAAAATTTACAAGTATGATGCTTTCATTTCATACTGCTCCGATGATGAAGAGTGGGTCATGAAGGAATTGTTATTACACTTGGAATGCAAGGGCAGAAGGAAATTTAAAATATGCTTCAGACCTAGAGATTTTATTCCTGGAGTATACCATATTGACAATATTCAGGATGCCATAAATAATAGTCGTAAAACCCTATGTGTAATCAGCAGAAACTACCTGGAAAGCCAGTGGTGCAGACTGGAGATTGAAATGGCTTGTTCTAAAGTTTTCTACCAAAGAGAGGATGTACTGCTTGTGGTATTTTTGGAAAATATTCCTGATTACag ACTTTCCGGCTACCACAAGCTAAGGAAGTTGATCAAGCAGAATACATACATTAACCTTCCTGAAGATCCTCAGGGCCATGAATTGTTCTGGCTCAAGCTGCGGAAAGCATTAGACGTCAGGGTATATGAAGAGGACGGTATCCAGCTTTCTGTAGCTAATTGA